One segment of Lytechinus pictus isolate F3 Inbred chromosome 13, Lp3.0, whole genome shotgun sequence DNA contains the following:
- the LOC129275173 gene encoding uncharacterized protein LOC129275173, producing MSLHQTMDRFLRRLARHAARGGSAAAASASHSSPDMQPLPTPSVQYLAAAAANQPPVSDAPAGVAGAPGSNNDWDMSTLNSSFAENFTLFTDGASHDLTPTPDGHVTSDEAWPVSSFAVIKALVLIVILAILLVVSCKVTMQYIIKSSKREKR from the coding sequence ATGTCATTACATCAAACAATGGATCGCTTCTTACGACGGCTAGCCCGCCATGCTGCCCGCGGCGGTTCAGCCGCCGCTGCATCGGCGTCCCACAGCTCTCCAGACATGCAACCGCTCCCAACGCCTTCCGTCCAGTACCTCGCCGCCGCTGCAGCGAATCAACCTCCAGTCAGTGACGCTCCTGCCGGCGTAGCGGGTGCACCAGGGAGCAATAACGACTGGGATATGTCGACGCTAAACTCCAGCTTCGCGGAAAACTTCACCTTGTTCACGGACGGTGCGTCACATGACCTCACGCCAACCCCAGACGGTCACGTGACATCAGACGAAGCTTGGCCAGTGTCATCGTTCGCGGTCATCAAGGCTCTCGTCCTCATCGTTATCCTCGCCATTCTCCTAGTCGTAAGCTGCAAAGTGACTATGcaatatatcataaaatcaTCCAAACGAGAAAAGCGATAA